The genomic stretch aggattgcttggtgttactgtactaaggtataagcaatcttgtccggtcacatcagccagggtcatccagatgttttctttggtttgcggcggtatccatgactacgtccatctgaggactgtgaggtagatgaaccatctgtacattcttgtgctgtcttgctccgcgaactcagcccagcaattggtaggtgccagctttgcgtgggcgtccccacggaggcaacgacggccttgctgtacaccagcccgatgctctttggaaaatcccggtatttatacatttgcagaggaacggatttcaacacacgtggccagcgggtgccaaaatccgcctcagttgcaacctatgacgcatgcgcttgctggccaggcgcgctgcacgagtcatagccatcctgtctattggttcatgggctttgtgatgtggttgcaatgcacagagaatcttgacctgttatattggccaaggtgacctacacttagttttttggttgaggtggtatttatattgccgcaccctctgggatgttccagatgatgacgGTCACACAAATCAAGTGGGAGTCCATTGTGGGCCtgcatctgtggaaacacaagcataacctcgcccccaggttaatagctcacatggtcaattccactgaccagtaactaaatctttaacatgtactttgatacccttttgtaaattctgtgttgaaaagaaagaagtgttgagaaagaggaggtagggaagaattATCCCCATAACggagaaagttaagaacataaactgctttatctaagcATGCCTATGGTGGTTccccaaccattccccctttttgtttgttttttgtttgtttttttgttgttgttgttggtggtggtggtttttttgtttcgttttgttattttgtgggttttttttttttttttattcttgcattACCTTCCATATAAAAACCTGGTAAAGTGGTATGACTCCAGATATGCATGATTAAATAAGGTTCTGTTCGtagttgaatacttttccagagttctaaaagcacatcaaataataattgattgtctgacatggtcaaagccactttgtctagTCGAGAAACTAAATTAGCTACATACGCtgagtcagttacaatattcacaggagtagaaaaaatagaaaaagcaacagccattgcaCGCAGCTCTACCACTTGTGGAGAACCATTTTTATGTACTAGTTTGCCGTTccagttgttgttttcataccatactactgctgctttaccGGTTATTCCAgaaccatctgtgaagacagtagggcCCTTCACAGGTTCCGGctggcttaagtttttctgaccaaatggtatttctcgagcaaatttcaggagcaGGTGCGACGGTAGATGATAcgaaatctgtccttgaaaacccaccatagctgcttgcagctcataattgtttgccagacaccattcaaagtaccaattttgaacaggtaaaacaatcgtagctggatcacgtcctattagttctacacagcgttttctggcttttatgattacatcagcaataagttcaaacaagccaggagcagtatttcatggctggaatgacaaaaacatccattctaaattacgtaatgggtcatcccactcagaattccactgcaccaaagcaccaaatggcacagttttggcaattagcacaaagaattgtaccaatcgagacagatcaattcgagaaacaaatttctagtatatacattgttccaccatgtgaattacatttaacgCTTCCTTATTcaatattctgggttctgttggatcattggaatgttttaataagtccaaGAGAGGTTGTAACTGCGCATTGGTCAGTCCaagatagggcctgatccaggtcaaggatcccattaatttctgtacatcattgaGTGTCTTAACTGCAAGattaagtttcacaggttggggcacaacctgcatgtttgtaattgccattcccaaatatttccagggtgctatttcttgcacttttccaggggcAATAACCAACCCATATTGTCGTAGTGAATTcgtggccaaatttttcatgtcattcaactgctccttgttgtctgatgctaacagaatgtcatccatatagtgataacaataactagtgggcaatttttcccttacaggtgacagagcttgtgcaacaaaccattaacaaatggttggtgaatttttcatgccctgcggcagaactctccattgatATCTTTTTGCCTGTTCCGcatgattgatagaaggcacagaaaatgcaaatatttctttgtctcgggaagctaatggaattgtaaaaaaacaatccttaagggtcatgacaatgatttcccaatcttgagggatcatggcaggtgaaggcatgcctggttgcagagcccccatcgtggccatgacagcattgacttgccgcaggtcatgcaaaaatcgccattgtcctgattttttttatcacaaacactggagtatCCCATGGACTGTGAGATGGTTCAATGTGTCCGGCAgctagttgttctgctaccaatgcttgcagggcctttaatttttcaattggtAGGCACcactgatccacccacacagggaTATAtgttaaccaggttaaaacaagcatgggttgtctaacaccctgcagcacagtggccccCGTTAAAAATCCGTGGTAATCCTCACCCCCCACTGTGACAAGCAATCTCTCCCCCATAAATTGAGGGGAGCTGCCGTCAcatatggtttaataactgcttgttgCCCCCAGGATTGGTAATCAGAACTGGTGTGTCCACCGTCTTTGCTCGcgcagagcctcccagccccactactcccataccagcctcctctgtgggccAGGTGGATGGCCACAGATAGTCAGCTATAATAGTCACATCGGCTCCGgtgtccaggagccctgcaagccttactGTAGTCGGCGATCTTCCATGATTCAACAGCGTGCACGTCACATGTGGTCGGGATGACAagacagtctgagaccagcagaactgagggggtcccgtagagccgaagcctccatcgcatcgcagttgctgtcctgctcttgaaatagaaCTCGAAAAAGGAACAAGTTGAGCAATATGAGTACCTTTAGGGATCAATACTGGTGGGTAGGGGGTTGAAACCATCGTGCAAATTTGacctggtgatgttttgtgtggagaagttacattgatatgcccttcactgccacacccacagccctttccagaatttctcatagcattggctatggtggtcaccgtgtgttccagtgtcccagctttagaacatgcagctgccatgtcagggacagaaggatctcctggtaaagcctgtatgatcttttgacaGTCCTCATCAGCATTATCTCTTGCCAACCGTTTGCATAGAATTTGCTTTAAGAcctcatcttctacctgtttttccagggcagcagatattttttctacaaattgtaaaaagggTTCTGTGGGGCCTTGGCAGATTgtggcatatttttgcttcGGAGCTGCCATGTCCATGTTTCGCTTTATTGCCATAAGgcctatattttgtgcttgtttgaGAGCCATCGGAGgccatgtagcctgcagctgagggctactATACTGCCCTgcaccaagcaaagcatccGCTCCAAGGCCTAATCTCAGGTCACCCTGTAGCAGTCGTAAattatgctgtgctgctgtgcgtgccatctgcctccaagtaGATTGAAATACGTGCAATTGTACGGGCTGAAACAGCACTTGTGCTAGATGCGTAATGTCATATggacacagcagatctgtgctgattaCATGAATAAGTTGCATCACCTCAGGAGAATTGATTCCGTAGTTTTGTActctattctgcaaatcctgcactacTCTCCAACTGATTGGATTGTGCTCATCGTGCCAgtttgtgcctggagcagctctgaaaacaggaaatgcaacaggagcctctgctgctttaccTAGAGGCTTGAGAAACGCTGGTGTTAGAGAGCACGGGCTGAGGCGTTCTACTAGATCCCAGTTGCCAGAGTCGGCAGCATATTTTCGAACTCCCTCCCAGAACTGATCAAGGGATCTCGGGACCACAGTtattgtggatggagggagagtCCACAGCAGGGGTTCCTTCGGTATGGTtttatctgtgagctgcagagatcgcATAGCGTCaattagagatttttctgcctcagtttcatttcggTTCTCACCTTCCGTTCGGCCCTCACATTCAGTGTGACTCTCACCGTCCTTTCGGCCCTCAATTTCAGTACGGCCCACACTGTCTGGCTCGGTGTTAATCGCCACATCATTCTCCTCGGGGGGGGCTGATGGAGTCACCCCTTCTGCCGCCGCACCAGTAGGTGAGGAGGGCCCCCGCATCGCCTGGTAAAGTAATTAATGGcgtaggaggaggaggaggtgaataagggtatgatctgattttgcccgtgaggggttttctgcccgcaactgctgagattgcagcagtggctgcagctgttacttgagcagaaactttttcattgctaacattgtcagatttctcagctttcttttgccgATCATTCGCATCACATTCTGCTTTCCAGTCTTTCAGAGTCTCAGTTAGTAAACGCCAGCCGACCGCCAACTCgcacagctctttctgtcctttagagatctcatcaaacattttcaaggcCACAGATTGCCATGCACCCACACTAAATGCAGTAACTGTTGTGGCTTGAAAGCCTTGCATCCTACACCATagtaaaatccttttcaagctttgttctggggtcttaaccccttttctttttaatagggctctccaggtagacaaaatcgtctccttttcttttgttaattgctgccccattctaacagttttgtccccggtggctcaccttattaggtgtctaggctcaggtccggaccaggcagattccactgctctcagcttcaccggGCTCCGTCTCTGCAGCTTGTCTCGCTGCCCATATACTCTTTCGCAGCTCTCGTCGCCACCGGTATACTTCTTGCTAGTGCtggatttattgcctttaaatgatctgttcACTCAGACGCATCAGGGTCACCATTTGTCGCtgtagagacggacacgacaagtaatagatcatgcaaaatggctactttattgttctaacacacctttttatacccttcttttgagtatgtgttagtatatgattggtttggttagtaactaacaattcatgattggtgagttcgttaggacggttcttcttatcactatcttgtttttgtactggtcttctcggatctttccagactctcaaggatacactacaagctgctcaaggtcgcgctgttcttgaactgtcaggaattccgtaggctcgttgcatcccccgacacacccccaggtcttcctctgccgggcagctttccagccactcttccccaagcctgtagcgctgcatggggctgttgtgacccaagtgcaggagcCAACACTTcaccttgttgaacttcatacaattggcctcggcccagccatcgatccagcctgtccagatatctttgtagagccttcctaccctcaagcagatcaacactcccgtCCAACTTTGTGTCATccgcaaacttactgagggaGCACTCAATCCCTTtgtccagatcactgataaagatattaaacagaactggccccagtactggGAccccctggggaacaccacttgtgaccacctgccaactggatttaactccattcaccacaactctttgggcctggccatccagccagttttttaccccATGAAGAATAtacctgtccaagccatgagcagccagtttctccaggagaatgctgtgagtaatggtgtcaaaggctttaataagtctaggtagacaacatccacagcctctccctcATCCACTGagcaggtcaccttgtcatagaaggagatgaggctggtcaagcaggacctgcccttcataaacccatgctgactgggcctgatcacctaGTTGTCCTGTATATACTATGTGACGGCACtcaggatgatctgctccataaccttccctggcaccaaggtcagactgacaggcctgtagttcctggggtcctccttccagcccttcttgtagatgggcatcacatttgctaagatccagtcagctgggacctccctggttagccaggaccactgataaatgattgaaagtggcttggtgagcacttccaccagctccctcagtactcttgggtggatcccatctggccccatagacttgtgtgtttCTAAGTGGTGTAAACCCCACGTAAATGGAGTTTGCCCTCATGAACATCAAACAAGGTTGTGCTACTAGGCTATGAACCCTGGAAGATAATCATCCTGGCTGGATGCCCTGCTGCAAAACAGGGAGATCCCTAAGGTATCATCTGGTTCATGAGGAGAACAGgagtgttttcttcattttagctTAGCAGAGTGGAGGTGGTGAAATAAATCATAAGACcaagtttatttttagtttgctgATATGTAAGTATTTGAGTGATGAATTTTAACGTGTagggcattttttaatttgtttggtagctatttttttgagttttatCATGAGTATCTCCATAAAAACATAAATTGTCCATTAGGATTTTTGGTCCTTTTGACTAAATCCTCATGCTCAGTGGTTGctgattttcttatttatattgGGGCCACCTAGCCCAAGAATCTGTTGGACGAGAGCTGGTGGGCACATTCATGCTGGCCTGTGCCTAGTTGCACAGACAAACTCTGCACAACGGGGCCAAAAAACCCGAATTGCAGGTCTCAGCCTCCCTACCAGCTCCTGCACTCCTGCTTTCTCAGTACAAGGTTGAATCTCTCCCAGGACAAGCCAATGGAGCCGACACGAACCTTGGCAACTAGGTGGCTCTGATGGTGCTGAGGTGCttgggctggctgcagctgctggggggCACACAGCCGCCCTGGGGACAACTGGTGAGAGCAGGTCCACCAAAGGGAGAGTCACCAAAATTAGGCTGATTTCAGCAAGCACAAatttccccctccccgggcagcaTGACATACCAGGAGCTCCTACTTACAACTGTTCTGCTGTCATTTATAAGGCAACATAAACTGGCTGAGAGCCTAGGATAGATAAATTTACCGTCTGCCTCCCTCTAGTGATTGCATTGCTGCATAAAGAGAGAGCAAAAATCACACTGAgcaatacttatttttatttgctttcttagCAAATCAAAGTAATggaatgctttcattttttctgtcacttaTTCATGATTCTCTTATGCGCCAAAAGTGAATGGGAGGAGCTAAAAAGGACAAGAAATTAAGATTTCACTCATCACCTCGCTGATAACTAAGGTCCAAACCAAAGGGTTACATGAATGGCAGCTAAATGGTGCTGCAAAAATGTTTGAGGAACAGTGTATCAAAGTCAAgaatatttttaggaaaaagtgGTAATGTCACCAATAAGGTCTTTTTCTAACAGGTTTCAAAAGTTGTGTTACTATTTAGAGCTCAGCAAGGTGCCCAGCTAAATACCAGGGGATGCATCTGGGGTGCCCATCTTCATGGCTCGGTCCCTCCAAGTGAGCTGACAGTGCTGTGCCTGCAGGAGCTACtctattatttatatatacattatGTAGAATGAGATCCCTGTATTTAGTTGCCAGAGATAAGCATCAGTTTAATTCCCATTTCTTTGTGTCACTCATTAGGCTGATTGATTTAGGTCAGTTGGGGCCAAAGATGCAATTATGCTCTTAGATACAATTAAAGGTAAGGGATTTCTCAGGAGCTGATGTTTTCCTTAAATACGGAGTTGTCTTTCCTTGATCACCAGCTACTTTTCATTGATTTGGCTGCTAATCCTCTGGACTGTGCTCAGGGATGTTTTAAATGAGCAATGCCATCACGCTCCAGTATATCATGGTGACTGTTCTACCTGTGTTGCTGACGAACTGTAATACTATTAATAAAACCTATATATAGTTTAGACTTCACGCTTTGTGGTAGTTCTACAGACAAATAGCATAAATAGCACACCTGCAAGATTTGTGTAAGAAGATGTGTATCACGGGAGAGctaaagtgatttttctctgggcTTTCTGATGCCTTCAAGGCACCTATTCCTTCTTTATCCTGACCTGGGAGTCTGTGGACACTGTTATTTAACCTCAGTGGGAGAAAGCTACAGGATCCATATGCAATGTAGATCTTGACTTAAAGATTCCTACTGTTGATTGCAGAGCATCACATTTATGCATGGAGCCATTCTCCAGAGCCCTTAGAGCCCAGATGTTTGTGTGGCTATGTCCAGATGTAGACCCCACATGTATCTATGGCCCTTTCTCtgtaaaacagcattaaaagtCCTGAATATGACAATAAATTGCATAAAGTGAGCAAGTCCCTAGCTCTCTTCATTTACCTGGTAAGCAGACAGAGCTACACCAGGAGGACCCAGTTTCAGCTTTGACCTGTAGATggtaccggggggggggcacttaCAGCCCATCCTGACTTGAAAGACCACAGACCTCTGAGTTTCGACCTGTTTATGAGATGAGATGGAAACGAATGTTGCTGCATGCCAAGAAAGCAACCGCTCACAGTCCTTTCCCAGCAGAGAACAGTGGGACACGTGCCTCAAACCCCACTGGCCAGCTGAGGTCTTGACCCAAAAGCAGGCTGGCGCAGGGCTCCTGCAGTCCCCCATCCGTCCTTATGGGGGGGAAGCAAAGCCTTTGCCCCCATGTCTGCCTTGACTGTATTTCATGGTATGGTTTATCCCCCTCCCCAACACCCAAAGCACTTGCTGCCACTCATGTAAGACTTTGTGTTGGAGGTCCATGATATCCCCTGGGTCCAGGTCCTGGGCTTCCAAGGCTGTGGCACATACCTATGGCAAACTCTCTTCCCAGGTCTCCCTGCCACTGGTGTAATGTCCCAGGTCAGGAAGCAGCACCCCATGCAGCacaaaaagtgtttttcctGCACGGCTTTTGCTGTCACCTCGGACCCAAGCACAGCCTCAGCTCCTGCCACGTGAAGTCATGACACCCCCCCAGGAGGATCCCCATGAAGCAGGACATAAGGGTTTGGAAAAAATCACACTTTGCTGCAGCTCTACAATATCCCCCCATGGAGCGCCCTTGATTCCTCATGGGGTAACAGGTGGTGGCAGAGGGAAAACCACATGGGATGTCGGGTCATTTCCAAACACAATTGGAATAGCTTGATGTGGAATATTATTAAAACTGATGAGCACTGGGATGCAGGCTCTCCCAGCAGTGGTGTGAGGAGGATGACGGGgaggtgctggctggggaggtTTTGCACATCTCCAGGATCCCAGAAACCCAGGCAGGTGCACAAGGCAATTATCTGCTTAGACTCAAAATATTGTCCCTGTCTTTTCCACAGCTGAGATGTGGAAGGCTTGGTTAGACCCACTCCCGCATCCACAAAACAAGAGCTGCTGGTCCTGACCCACTTCTGACCTCCCACCTCACCTCGAAGGATGCTCCCGCTCCCCAAAGAAGCACAACCAGTTGCACCAACACCTGCAGTCAGCTCCGACCGCAGCTGGAAGCCACAAATCCAGCTAAAAAACAGTATTGCTCAAATAAAACAACATAGAAACCACCAAGAAGTCCAAGTTTAATACCCAAGCTGCAACATCTTGTTTAGCCCATGGGGGCAGCCTCAGGTGTTGgcactatttttttctccatgcgGTTATCCTGCAGGGTAGAGAGGGGGTTCATAGGGTGCACCCCACTGCTGGATCGAGCATCTCCTTGACACCTTGCTCTGCCACTTCAGCtcattagcaggaaaaaaaatccctgctttttcttttttttccctgcagagtgACTTGCTACTTCAACATAGAGGCTCATGGCAGCCACTGCCGCTGCCCGGCAGGCCTGTGTCCAGAGAGAAAAGCTGCCTTGCAACccaaaaagaagatgaaagctGCTGAGGTGGGTTTAGCAGTGCCTTAGACATGGTTCACCTGGTGATAAGAGGGTCAGAGCAGCCATCACCCCAGCCAGCCCACAAAGGCCATGTAGTTTCCAGCTAAAGGCAAGGAACCTTTTGCAGGCTGCAGCTAGAAATCAAGTTAGGGCTCTATGGAGTtactttaaaattcatttttttaaactgttttttactattttccaactaaactaaatttttaaactctttttagCTAGCTCAGCCTTTGTGGGAGATGCAACATCAGCAGAATGCCGGGGCAGCACAGAGGGGACCCACAAGCAAGGCAACACTGCCTGTGCCTCTCAAACATCCCCCAAAAACTTGGTCGATTATTTTCCTCAGCCGAAAGTAGCCCGCACTTCCAGTTGCAATAATCTGTGGTGAAGATGCAAGGCTGAACTAAAGGGCCGTCGATTAGTCTCCTGCATCGATGCtggttatttttcagctgattaATTAGCAAACTGTGGATTTTAGCCCCTTTTCCCATGGACAAGGAGCTCGGTTCCTACACACCCCATAGCAAGAGCAAAGCCCTGTAAGGGGCCACAGGGACCAGCTGAGGGCTGGACCCAAATTGGAAATGCCCCGTGAGCAAACCAGGTGAttttcccccaaacccctttGTGATCAAGATGAGGAGGGCTCATCCCAAACCACCACCTTCCCTACAGGGGAAATGGTGACTTTGTTCCCCCATGGTCTggaaaaaattttgaaaaaagaagaaaaggggtggaaaaagaaaaaaggaaaagggaaaaaggaaaaaaaggaggagaaaaagagggaaaggaggagaaaaagagggaaaggaggagaaaaggagggaaaggaggagaaaaggagggaaaggacgagaaaagcaaaggaaaaaggaaagaaggtaaaaaggtaaaagaaaaaagaaggaaaaaagaaaaaggaaaaaggaaagaggaaaaaagtaaaatagaaaaaggaaagaaggaggagaaggagaagaaaaaagagggagaaaaaagggaaaaggaaaaaacaaaaaagggggaaaataaaaaaggaagaaggggggaaagaacaaaataaaaacaggcaaAGACAAAAAATGGCATGCTTCTAAGGCTGTGTCTGGTAGGAATATACTGGTTTTTGTAGCTGCAGATCCGCCCcaaggcagcaggcaggtggGTGAGGTGGCACCTCCTGCCTGGCTTTCCTCCCTGGCAATTGGGCAGCGCTAGAGGGAAAAACACATGCCATGGTTACCAAATACCCTTCTCCGCACAGAGTATCAGCACCCAGTTAATGAGTAACCTCGGAAATTCGCCACCCTCTTTACTGAGCTGACGCACGcaccccttccccttctcacCTCTCCAAGGAGGTGGTTTCCCACCCATGCTGGGGCCAAGGCTTTCCcaaaggagcagctctgccagagATTTGGGAAATGTCCTCATCCCTCTATTTAGAAGAGGTGGGATTTCCCCGAGCCGCTCCCCAgtcagcagtttctgtgcccaCAGCTGAGTTCAGGTGATGATCAGCCTGGTTGGCATGTTCGCTACGCGCCGGTTTTGCTTGGGCTGGTGACAGAGGTCAAGCGTGGCCATCACTCTGCCctgatggcagaaaaaaaaaaaaagaggtttccAGCTTTTCCAGCTTAAAGCATGGCAACATCATTGCAAATGAGCTGCTCTCCAGAACTTGTggtaaaacacattttgaaagagATGATGGAAATAAATacctgcagaaatatttttcaacaaaatattttttaaattgagaagCTTATGCATCTCGTACATACAACATGCAAGCCACTGCTTCATtgtgcctgattttttttcactcatttaGTTCAGCATTGCTTTGATGAACTACTTTCAAAAATCAAAGGAAGTATTTCCCTGCTAATAGGTCCCAAGGCCAGTTTTCCATTGGGAAAGCAGGTTTTTAAGTGAGCTCATGTGTCCACAGCGATACATGGGGAATTGGAGTCCACAGGGAGTTCcaaaagatggagaaaatggAGCCCCCACCCCACTTTAGCAGACAGAGGCCACCTCCCCTCCTCTTTGATGGTTCCTTATTTTGGATATGAGCCCAACAGGATGCCGTCTGTGAGTCTTTCCTCCgccagcagcaccagggatTGGCACTTTGCTCTGGTATTTCCCTATCATGTTTTAAAGGGCATTGCAAGAAATTCACACCTAAAATTGGTGAAGTCCTTCGTTCCTCCTGGAGCCTTAATCCAGGCTTTCAGTGGAGCTACTGACCTGGTGGGTGCCAAAAATCACAGCATccctgctgggggctgccaAGGAGGCTGGTGAGGACAAAGGggccaggaggaaggaagcacaTCGCTGATCTGCTACGGGATCCCCCGCTACAGCCATGGATGACACGGAGAAGGGCTTGTCATCCTCGGGAGGAAAtcaaagcaaccaaaaaaactCCAACCCAAATGGGGGAGGCCTGCTGAGGGAACAGGAGGTGCCGCTGAGCTGGGCAACGGAGGAGCAGGCAAAGGGGAGGGTGAGCAGGGAGGACCATGTGGCTGAGCCAGCGAGGAAGATGAGGCTCCCTGGGGGAGGTGAAGgcttctgtcatggtttaaccccagccagcaactaagcaccatgcagccactcgctcacttcACCCCCACcgagtgggatgggggagaggatcgggagaaaaaaaaagtaaaacttgtgggttgagataagaacagttttatagaatgaaaaggaagaaaataataatgataataataaaatgacaataataataaaaggattggaatatacaaaacaagtgacgcacaatgcaattactcaccacttgctgaccgatgcccagttagttcccaagcagcgatccccccaggcctactccccccagtttatatactgggcataatatcacatggtatggaatatcgctttggccagtttgggtcagctgtcccggctgtgtcgcctcccaacttcttgtgcccctccagccttcttgctggctgggcatgagaagctgaaaaatccttgacttaatctaaacactacttagcaacaactgaaaacatcggtgtgttatcaatattcttctggtactgaacccaagacataacactataccagctactagaaag from Buteo buteo chromosome 9, bButBut1.hap1.1, whole genome shotgun sequence encodes the following:
- the B3GNT2 gene encoding N-acetyllactosaminide beta-1,3-N-acetylglucosaminyltransferase 2 isoform X1, which encodes MRGPSSPTGAAAEGVTPSAPPEENDVAINTEPDSVGRTEIEGRKDGESHTECEGRTEGENRNETEAEKSLIDAMRSLQLTDKTIPKEPLLWTLPPSTITVVPRSLDQFWEGVRKYAADSGNWDLVERLSPCSLTPAFLKPLGKAAEAPVAFPVFRAAPGTNWHDEHNPISWRVVQDLQNRVQNYGINSPEVMQLIHVISTDLLCPYDITHLAQVLFQPVQLHVFQSTWRQMARTAAQHNLRLLQGDLRLGLGADALLGAGQYSSPQLQATWPPMALKQAQNIGLMAIKRNMDMAAPKQKYATICQGPTEPFLQFVEKISAALEKQVEDEVLKQILCKRLARDNADEDCQKIIQALPGDPSVPDMAAACSKAGTLEHTVTTIANAMRNSGKGCGCGSEGHINVTSPHKTSPGQICTMVSTPYPPVLIPKGTHIAQLVPFSSSISRAGQQLRCDGGFGSTGPPQFCWSQTVLSSRPHVTCTLLNHGRSPTTVRLAGLLDTGADVTIIADYLWPSTWPTEEAGMGVVGLGGSARAKTVDTPVLITNPGGNKQLLNHM